From a single Gimesia fumaroli genomic region:
- a CDS encoding SUMF1/EgtB/PvdO family nonheme iron enzyme yields MTAPALSLSEIEIRVCDITSEVLGMPRAEISPDSRLLEDLKCDSLDYVELMMELEEHFNVALPSETSDPVHKSIFTRQPFRISDLAELVYVYLKRNLPRSSQHFRQPQTNAQAAKLIPFSQLDGIWKKSSRFVSGLFEKLETTESVTLYRRQTDGMRCLQLPAAEVEIGSDLTEAVADERPLHIVELDSFLVDAEPVSTTAYCRFLNSVGEVPDQFLTDWFMLNTDDDRDIHMLIHRNQSEWRPLPGCETWPMILVSWYGANAYSLWANDRLWTSYLDDSDETPGSCLPTEAQWEYAARGSKSCPFPWGEAKPEPVRLRAGLHRQKVNYRAQTLPLAPVNMQLGMSPFGLHHMAGNVWQWCRDWYDADFYQTLEATHQNPLNRTTTLVRSERGGSWVGPASLCRSSYRRGRPPLARGRCLGFRCVSSVKDLS; encoded by the coding sequence ATGACCGCACCAGCTCTCAGCCTCAGCGAAATTGAAATCCGTGTTTGCGATATCACATCCGAAGTTCTGGGAATGCCTCGAGCAGAAATTTCACCCGACAGTCGACTGCTTGAAGATCTCAAGTGTGACAGCCTGGACTACGTCGAATTGATGATGGAACTGGAAGAACATTTCAACGTTGCCCTCCCCTCCGAAACCTCTGATCCAGTACATAAATCCATTTTCACCCGTCAGCCGTTTCGAATCTCTGATCTCGCTGAACTGGTTTATGTGTATCTGAAACGGAATCTCCCCCGCAGCAGTCAACATTTTCGTCAACCACAGACTAACGCTCAGGCTGCCAAGCTCATCCCTTTCTCACAACTGGATGGTATTTGGAAGAAGTCCAGCCGCTTTGTATCCGGGTTGTTTGAGAAGCTGGAAACCACAGAATCAGTTACGCTGTACCGCCGTCAAACCGATGGGATGCGATGCCTGCAACTTCCGGCTGCAGAAGTAGAGATAGGCAGTGATTTGACTGAAGCGGTTGCGGATGAACGGCCTCTGCATATCGTTGAGCTGGATTCGTTTTTGGTCGACGCCGAACCAGTCTCGACAACCGCATATTGCCGGTTCCTGAATTCGGTGGGTGAAGTGCCTGATCAATTTCTTACCGACTGGTTCATGCTCAACACAGATGATGATCGCGACATCCACATGCTGATTCATCGGAATCAAAGTGAATGGCGGCCCCTGCCCGGCTGTGAAACCTGGCCGATGATTCTGGTGTCCTGGTATGGTGCGAACGCCTATTCTCTATGGGCCAACGACCGCCTGTGGACCAGTTATCTGGATGATTCTGACGAAACCCCGGGAAGCTGCCTGCCAACAGAAGCGCAATGGGAATATGCGGCCCGAGGTTCGAAATCGTGCCCTTTTCCCTGGGGAGAGGCTAAGCCTGAGCCCGTCAGACTCCGAGCTGGCCTGCATCGGCAGAAAGTCAACTACCGTGCTCAGACACTGCCACTGGCACCGGTGAATATGCAACTAGGAATGTCTCCCTTTGGCCTGCATCATATGGCCGGCAATGTCTGGCAGTGGTGCCGTGACTGGTATGATGCAGACTTTTATCAGACTTTGGAAGCAACTCATCAAAACCCCTTAAACCGTACCACGACACTGGTCCGTAGTGAGCGAGGCGGAAGCTGGGTTGGCCCCGCCTCACTCTGCCGCAGTTCCTACCGGAGAGGACGTCCGCCGCTGGCACGCGGGCGTTGTCTCGGTTTTCGCTGCGTCAGTTCCGTCAAAGATCTGAGTTAA
- a CDS encoding SRPBCC family protein, whose amino-acid sequence MVAESSEEKLVLRRTYASSPEVVFQVWTNPESMRRWFRPSQEFTHQLIEVDLHVGGQYRVAFESPEGIVDVLTGEFLEVTPPHRLVYSWIWEEPNEHAGIETQVTVEFLEQNGGTELVLTHERFTKPDIKERHLGGWSGALDLLHESFT is encoded by the coding sequence ATGGTTGCAGAATCTTCTGAGGAGAAACTGGTTTTACGTCGAACCTATGCGTCGTCGCCGGAAGTTGTCTTTCAGGTTTGGACAAACCCGGAATCCATGCGGCGCTGGTTTCGACCGAGTCAAGAATTTACCCATCAATTGATCGAAGTTGATTTGCATGTCGGCGGACAATATCGCGTTGCCTTCGAATCTCCAGAGGGCATTGTTGATGTCTTAACTGGCGAATTTCTGGAAGTCACTCCCCCGCATAGGCTCGTCTATTCCTGGATCTGGGAAGAACCGAACGAGCATGCAGGGATCGAAACACAGGTCACGGTCGAGTTTCTGGAACAGAATGGAGGCACCGAACTCGTGCTGACACACGAACGATTCACGAAACCAGATATCAAAGAGCGTCATCTGGGTGGTTGGAGTGGCGCACTGGATCTTTTGCATGAGTCGTTTACTTAA
- a CDS encoding ArsR/SmtB family transcription factor, protein MAIHYQHQLDRTFHALGDGTRRKMLSLLAKRGEVTASDLGAPFEIAQPTVSKHIRVLEQAGLISRRVEGRVHRFQLQIKPFNEAQKWISKHREFWEGSLDALGDLLEEMSADEES, encoded by the coding sequence ATGGCTATACATTATCAACACCAGCTCGACAGAACTTTTCACGCTTTAGGAGACGGCACACGCCGGAAGATGCTGTCGCTGCTGGCCAAGCGGGGCGAAGTGACCGCCAGTGATCTGGGAGCACCATTCGAGATCGCACAGCCTACTGTCTCTAAGCATATCCGCGTGCTGGAGCAGGCAGGTTTGATCTCACGCCGCGTGGAGGGGCGAGTCCACCGCTTTCAACTGCAGATCAAGCCATTCAATGAAGCACAGAAATGGATTTCGAAACACCGGGAATTCTGGGAAGGATCGCTGGACGCTCTGGGCGACCTGCTGGAGGAGATGTCTGCAGACGAGGAAAGTTGA
- a CDS encoding DUF1569 domain-containing protein: protein MAVKTKKIQGRRSVHYNSLDDLLADAEQMANSNVHTIGNWSLGQILMHLAISQNASIDGFGFCFPAPMRLIVRLFMKRKFLSKGIPPGLNAPARMTPEETSIEEGLAALEAAIKRQQLEARNADHPAFGMLSPEEWDRFHLRHAEMHMSFVVPD, encoded by the coding sequence ATGGCAGTGAAGACTAAAAAAATTCAAGGCCGCCGTAGCGTGCATTATAATTCATTGGATGATCTGCTGGCTGATGCAGAACAGATGGCAAACAGCAACGTGCATACCATCGGAAACTGGTCTCTGGGGCAGATTCTCATGCATCTTGCTATCTCTCAGAACGCCTCAATTGACGGATTTGGTTTTTGCTTTCCCGCACCGATGCGTCTGATTGTGCGTTTATTCATGAAACGGAAATTCCTGAGCAAAGGCATTCCCCCCGGCCTCAATGCTCCGGCCAGAATGACTCCTGAGGAAACCTCCATCGAAGAGGGACTGGCAGCGCTAGAAGCTGCAATCAAACGCCAGCAACTAGAAGCCCGCAACGCGGATCACCCGGCTTTCGGTATGCTCTCCCCCGAAGAATGGGACCGGTTCCACCTGCGGCATGCCGAGATGCACATGAGCTTTGTGGTTCCCGATTAA
- a CDS encoding SEC-C metal-binding domain-containing protein, translated as MSKRRKGFPSETQVKRGTRIVHGVKLLEEKLGRNDLCPCGSGRRFKKCCLQRGCF; from the coding sequence ATGAGCAAACGCCGCAAAGGGTTTCCGTCAGAAACCCAGGTCAAGCGGGGTACGCGGATTGTACATGGCGTCAAGTTGCTGGAAGAGAAACTGGGCCGCAATGATTTGTGCCCCTGTGGTTCCGGCAGGCGATTCAAAAAGTGTTGCCTCCAGCGGGGCTGCTTTTGA
- a CDS encoding RNA ligase family protein → MGRSHDQFVKYPRTPHLFGSTGTADDKRLGAQESERFIADPSLIVEEKIDGTNVGLHFSQSGELVLQCRGHLINEGMHPQYDLFKQWAVVKRSDLERMLEDRFILFGEWVYARHSIHYRSLPHYFFEFDIYDKIQQVFLSLPRRLELLAGTGIETVPVIHQGAITRKTLETLIGDSAFDSAFENPMTNRTDSLMEGVYLRTETTKAVTGRAKFVRPEFVEKIKQSSHWQHQVMVPNLLSQQADIWS, encoded by the coding sequence ATGGGCCGTTCCCACGATCAATTTGTAAAATATCCACGGACACCTCATCTGTTCGGCTCTACGGGGACCGCTGATGATAAACGTCTCGGTGCGCAGGAATCGGAACGGTTTATTGCCGATCCGTCTTTAATCGTCGAAGAAAAAATTGATGGCACCAATGTCGGTCTCCATTTTTCCCAAAGCGGCGAACTGGTTCTGCAATGCCGCGGCCACCTGATTAATGAAGGCATGCATCCGCAATACGATCTGTTCAAACAATGGGCCGTCGTCAAACGCTCTGATCTGGAACGTATGCTGGAAGACCGGTTCATTCTGTTTGGTGAATGGGTCTACGCCCGGCATTCGATTCACTATCGTAGCTTGCCGCACTACTTTTTTGAATTTGATATCTATGACAAAATCCAGCAGGTCTTCCTGAGCCTGCCACGTCGGCTTGAGTTATTGGCAGGCACCGGCATTGAAACCGTGCCCGTAATCCATCAAGGCGCGATTACCAGAAAAACACTGGAAACGCTGATTGGAGACTCCGCATTTGACAGTGCGTTTGAAAATCCGATGACGAACAGGACAGATAGCCTGATGGAAGGAGTCTATCTGAGAACGGAAACAACGAAAGCCGTGACCGGCAGAGCCAAATTTGTTCGGCCGGAATTTGTAGAGAAAATCAAACAGAGCAGCCACTGGCAGCATCAGGTGATGGTGCCGAACCTGCTTTCCCAACAAGCGGATATCTGGTCATGA
- a CDS encoding AAA family ATPase produces the protein MNWDTLSQSNLETILHWAEDQPWSQAMSQCVQDADWHAEGDVWTHTKMVCRQLIELNEWGDLSLQEQTVLIFTALLHDAAKPLTSQTDPDTGRIRSPKHAVKGEHLARSILRELDCDLETRETICRLVRFHGRPAFLLEKSKPEHEIISLSWLVNHRLLYLFALADTRGRSTDSMSRPEEHLRFWKMIAEELDCFEQPYPFANDQARFLFYRSSEPNLHYIPHEDYTCTVAMLAGLPGSGKDTWLAQHRANLPVVSLDEVRGELEIHPTENQGEVAQVAQERCREFLREKTSFAYNATNLSRPTRQRWINLFADYGARIEIVYLEPPLKTILKQNQQRTKVVPEKVIQQLAQRCEPPTSTEAHSLVYSRS, from the coding sequence ATGAACTGGGATACCCTTTCACAATCCAATCTTGAAACAATCCTGCACTGGGCCGAAGATCAGCCCTGGTCTCAGGCGATGTCCCAGTGCGTGCAAGATGCAGACTGGCATGCGGAAGGGGATGTCTGGACGCATACGAAAATGGTCTGCCGTCAACTGATTGAACTAAACGAATGGGGAGACTTGTCGCTTCAGGAACAAACGGTTCTGATCTTCACCGCCCTGCTCCATGATGCTGCAAAACCGCTGACTTCACAGACCGACCCTGATACCGGCCGTATTCGTTCTCCCAAACATGCTGTCAAAGGGGAACATCTCGCACGTAGCATTCTGCGTGAACTGGACTGCGACCTGGAAACCCGCGAAACCATCTGCCGTCTGGTCCGTTTTCATGGCCGACCGGCGTTTCTGCTGGAAAAATCGAAGCCGGAACATGAAATCATTTCGCTTTCATGGCTGGTGAATCATCGACTGCTGTATCTGTTCGCGCTGGCTGACACGCGCGGTCGTTCGACCGATTCAATGAGTCGTCCCGAGGAACACCTGCGTTTCTGGAAAATGATCGCGGAAGAACTGGACTGTTTCGAACAACCGTATCCGTTTGCCAACGATCAGGCCCGGTTCCTGTTTTACCGCAGTTCAGAACCCAACCTGCATTACATTCCCCATGAAGACTATACCTGTACCGTCGCCATGCTGGCGGGACTGCCCGGCAGTGGAAAAGATACCTGGCTGGCGCAGCATCGTGCGAATCTTCCAGTCGTTTCGCTGGATGAAGTCCGCGGAGAACTGGAGATTCACCCTACAGAGAATCAGGGGGAAGTCGCCCAAGTGGCTCAGGAGCGCTGCCGTGAATTTTTGCGTGAGAAAACATCATTCGCGTATAACGCCACCAACCTCTCGCGCCCGACGCGCCAACGGTGGATTAATCTGTTTGCCGATTACGGTGCCCGCATCGAAATCGTCTATCTGGAACCGCCGCTGAAGACGATTCTAAAACAGAATCAGCAACGAACGAAGGTGGTACCGGAAAAAGTGATCCAGCAACTTGCACAACGCTGCGAACCTCCCACCAGCACGGAAGCTCATTCGCTTGTGTACTCAAGAAGTTGA
- a CDS encoding 3' terminal RNA ribose 2'-O-methyltransferase Hen1, with translation MLLSITANHTPATDLGYLLHKHPDRLQSFDLSFGQAHLFYPEVTEDRCTASLLLDVDPVGMVRGKGRKQSFLLDQYVNDRPYVASSFMSVAISQVLRSALNGRCNHRPELVETPLRLTSEINVLPVRGGEEFIRAVFEPLGYDVSTQTYPLDELFPEWGESPCFSVRLEGTKAVAELLNHLYVLIPVFDNRKHYFVGSDELEKLLARGAGWLADHPLKEQISRRYLKFKPSLYRSALARLVEEAQTDDLEAEEMDDALEEDLPEKTTSLNQQRHGSVLAALRASGARSVLDLGCGEGKLLRELMTDRQFEQIVGLDVSVRSLEIATKRLKLKQLPERQANRVKLLHGSLTYRDRRLEGFDAAALVEVIEHLDPPRLAALERMLFEFARPKTIVLTTPNREYNVMWESLPGGQVRHSDHRFEWTRAEFQNWAEQIADSFGYTVRFLSVGPEDKEVGAPTQMGIFERLEEG, from the coding sequence GTGTTATTATCGATCACAGCCAACCATACTCCTGCGACCGATCTGGGATATCTGCTGCACAAACACCCCGATCGCCTGCAGAGCTTCGACCTGAGCTTCGGGCAAGCGCATCTGTTTTACCCTGAAGTCACAGAGGATCGTTGTACGGCATCTCTGCTGCTGGACGTGGATCCGGTGGGTATGGTCCGTGGCAAGGGACGCAAGCAATCGTTTCTACTCGATCAGTATGTGAATGACCGACCTTACGTTGCCTCCTCATTTATGAGCGTTGCGATTTCCCAGGTCCTGAGATCGGCCCTCAATGGCCGCTGTAACCATCGACCGGAACTGGTTGAGACTCCCCTGCGTCTGACGTCTGAAATCAACGTGCTGCCCGTGCGTGGTGGCGAGGAATTCATTCGCGCTGTCTTCGAACCCTTGGGGTATGACGTCAGTACTCAAACATATCCCCTGGATGAACTCTTCCCGGAATGGGGCGAGAGTCCCTGTTTTTCGGTCAGACTGGAAGGAACCAAAGCGGTCGCCGAACTACTGAATCACTTGTATGTGCTGATTCCAGTGTTTGACAATCGGAAACATTATTTTGTAGGCAGCGATGAACTGGAAAAACTACTCGCAAGAGGCGCGGGCTGGTTAGCCGATCATCCACTGAAAGAACAGATCAGCCGCCGCTATCTGAAATTCAAGCCAAGTCTGTATCGCAGTGCGCTGGCCCGACTGGTTGAAGAAGCGCAGACAGACGATCTCGAAGCGGAAGAAATGGACGATGCACTGGAAGAAGATCTCCCGGAAAAAACAACCAGCCTGAATCAGCAACGGCACGGCAGTGTACTCGCGGCACTCCGCGCCAGTGGGGCGCGAAGTGTCCTCGACCTGGGCTGCGGTGAAGGAAAGCTACTGCGTGAACTGATGACAGATCGTCAGTTCGAACAGATTGTCGGACTGGATGTCTCAGTACGTTCGCTGGAAATTGCCACGAAACGGCTCAAGCTGAAACAACTTCCTGAACGGCAGGCCAATCGAGTCAAACTGCTTCACGGCTCTTTGACTTATCGCGACCGCCGATTGGAAGGTTTCGATGCTGCGGCGCTGGTCGAAGTGATCGAGCATCTTGATCCCCCTCGACTGGCGGCTCTGGAACGAATGCTGTTTGAATTTGCCCGACCGAAAACCATTGTACTGACCACCCCCAACCGTGAATACAACGTGATGTGGGAGTCGCTACCGGGAGGGCAGGTCCGTCACTCCGACCACCGGTTTGAATGGACGCGTGCTGAATTTCAGAATTGGGCAGAACAAATTGCAGACAGTTTTGGTTACACAGTTCGGTTTCTGTCAGTCGGTCCCGAAGACAAAGAAGTAGGCGCACCGACACAGATGGGAATTTTTGAACGCCTGGAAGAAGGTTAA
- a CDS encoding polynucleotide kinase-phosphatase, translating into MKISIPNLSLVVLVGPSGSGKSTFARKHFLPTEVISSDFCRGMICDDENDQSITKEAFDLLHTIAAKRLALGKLTVVDATNVQKEARQPLVQLARQYHCLPVAIVLNTPEKICQARNQSRPDRAFGPHVVRNQKSQLKRSLKHLRREGFRYVFEMKTIEDVEAAKVERVPLWNNRREECGPFDIIGDIHGCGDELEALLAQLGYELKTVDEPDPLWGADYFTHPEGRKAVFLGDLVDRGPRSLDVVRIARNMVQQGTGLCVPGNHDMKLLRKLNGKNVNLKHGMAETVAEIDALPAETQQPFCQAMAEFLRGLISHYVLDQGKLVVAHAGMKSELQGRGSGKVREFALYGETTGETDEFGFPVRYNWAAEYRGDAHVVYGHTPVPDPQWLNRTVNIDTGCVFGGCLTALRYPEKQFVSVPAGKIYCEYAKPLYTEAGSSTQSAQQQHDDLLDVQDVIGKRIVSTRLQPNITIREENATAALEVMSRFAANPKWLIYLPPTMSPPETSTEAGLLEHPAEAFSYFRSQGIPEVICEEKHMGSRAVIVVCRDQETARNRFGVMEEELGIVYTRTGRRFFNQESLEAEFLERLRLALSAADFWNEFQTPWACFDCELMPWSSKAQALLQSQYAAVGAAGNAALPKVVDALAQATERLPADERAQADDVLARYRSRQTTIEQFVTAYRQYCWPVESLNDLKLAPFHLLATEGRVHIDQNHLWHMQTLERVCQQDPELLLATVYHSVDLTDAVSTQAGIDWWTELTNQGGEGMVVKPREWVQRGTQGLVQPAVKCRGKEYLRIIYGPDYDAAENLSRLRSRNVGRKRSLAQREFALGIEGLERFVNREPLRRVHECVFGVLALESEPVDPRL; encoded by the coding sequence ATGAAAATCTCGATTCCGAATTTATCACTTGTCGTTTTAGTTGGTCCGAGTGGATCAGGCAAGAGCACGTTTGCGCGGAAACACTTTCTGCCAACCGAGGTCATCTCCTCAGATTTCTGCCGGGGTATGATCTGCGATGACGAAAACGATCAGAGTATCACTAAAGAAGCGTTTGACCTGCTGCATACGATTGCCGCCAAACGACTGGCGTTGGGGAAACTGACCGTCGTTGATGCGACCAACGTACAGAAAGAAGCGCGACAGCCTCTGGTGCAGTTAGCCAGACAATATCACTGCCTGCCGGTTGCCATTGTATTGAACACGCCTGAAAAGATCTGCCAGGCACGCAATCAAAGTCGACCGGACCGCGCCTTCGGGCCGCATGTGGTACGAAATCAGAAATCCCAACTGAAACGATCATTGAAACATCTCCGACGAGAAGGGTTTCGCTATGTTTTTGAGATGAAGACGATCGAAGATGTTGAAGCGGCCAAAGTGGAACGGGTTCCGCTCTGGAATAACCGGCGTGAAGAATGTGGCCCGTTCGATATCATTGGTGATATTCATGGCTGCGGTGATGAACTGGAAGCATTGCTGGCGCAACTCGGTTACGAATTGAAAACCGTCGACGAACCAGACCCGCTCTGGGGGGCTGACTATTTTACCCATCCGGAAGGACGTAAAGCGGTCTTTCTGGGCGATCTAGTCGACCGGGGGCCGCGGTCGCTGGATGTCGTACGGATTGCGCGTAACATGGTTCAGCAGGGAACCGGATTATGTGTGCCCGGCAATCACGATATGAAACTGCTGCGCAAACTGAATGGTAAGAACGTGAACTTAAAACACGGAATGGCCGAGACCGTCGCTGAAATCGACGCCCTGCCCGCAGAGACTCAACAGCCGTTCTGCCAGGCGATGGCAGAATTTCTGCGCGGCCTGATCAGCCATTATGTGCTCGATCAGGGCAAACTGGTCGTGGCACATGCGGGGATGAAATCCGAACTGCAGGGACGAGGTTCCGGGAAAGTCCGCGAGTTTGCTCTGTATGGTGAAACAACAGGAGAAACAGACGAATTTGGTTTTCCCGTACGCTATAACTGGGCGGCAGAATACCGCGGTGATGCCCATGTCGTTTATGGTCATACGCCGGTTCCTGATCCACAATGGTTGAACCGGACAGTCAACATTGATACGGGCTGCGTCTTTGGAGGTTGTTTGACCGCGCTGCGCTATCCTGAAAAACAATTTGTCTCGGTACCTGCCGGCAAGATTTACTGTGAATATGCGAAACCCCTCTATACCGAGGCGGGGTCGAGTACACAGTCAGCACAACAGCAGCACGATGATCTGCTAGATGTGCAAGACGTCATCGGCAAGCGGATTGTCTCGACGCGACTACAACCCAATATCACAATTCGGGAAGAGAACGCGACCGCGGCGCTGGAAGTCATGAGTCGTTTCGCCGCCAATCCCAAATGGCTGATCTACCTTCCGCCCACGATGTCTCCTCCGGAAACATCGACTGAAGCGGGCTTACTGGAGCATCCGGCGGAAGCATTTTCGTATTTTCGCAGCCAGGGGATTCCCGAGGTGATCTGCGAAGAAAAGCACATGGGTTCGCGGGCCGTGATCGTGGTCTGTCGTGATCAGGAAACAGCGCGTAATCGGTTTGGTGTGATGGAAGAAGAACTCGGTATCGTTTACACACGAACCGGGCGGCGGTTTTTCAATCAGGAATCGCTGGAAGCAGAATTTCTGGAACGGCTGCGTCTGGCATTAAGTGCTGCCGACTTCTGGAATGAATTTCAGACGCCCTGGGCCTGCTTCGACTGTGAACTCATGCCCTGGTCGAGCAAAGCACAGGCGCTGTTGCAGTCACAATATGCTGCCGTCGGTGCTGCGGGGAACGCGGCGCTGCCGAAAGTCGTCGATGCACTCGCGCAAGCAACCGAGCGTCTACCTGCTGATGAACGTGCGCAGGCGGATGACGTCCTGGCGCGCTATCGCAGTCGTCAGACGACAATCGAGCAGTTTGTCACCGCGTATCGGCAGTATTGCTGGCCTGTGGAATCACTGAATGATCTGAAATTGGCCCCATTCCATCTGCTGGCAACCGAGGGGCGCGTTCACATCGATCAAAATCATCTGTGGCATATGCAGACTTTGGAACGCGTCTGCCAGCAGGATCCCGAACTGTTATTGGCGACAGTGTATCATAGTGTTGATCTGACTGATGCTGTCAGTACGCAGGCGGGAATTGACTGGTGGACCGAGTTGACAAATCAGGGTGGAGAAGGCATGGTTGTGAAACCACGGGAGTGGGTCCAGCGTGGAACACAGGGACTGGTACAGCCTGCGGTCAAGTGCCGGGGAAAAGAGTATCTGCGGATTATCTATGGCCCCGACTATGACGCTGCTGAGAACCTGTCCCGATTACGGAGCCGCAATGTAGGGCGAAAACGATCGCTGGCACAGCGGGAATTTGCGTTGGGCATTGAGGGATTGGAACGATTCGTGAACCGGGAACCATTAAGGCGGGTCCATGAATGTGTGTTCGGTGTACTCGCGCTGGAAAGTGAACCAGTCGATCCTCGACTTTAA
- a CDS encoding nucleotidyltransferase domain-containing protein, which produces MNQRTHYHPNLIYSEGTQIVTVKDIIGPNGRTLHPRGAVGVIVRSPRDLDHSYRVKFPDGVEEALKADELTLLASFKEGEIGNSEINAHRSDLFERVIFKCIIGSRAFGLEDENSDTDYRGIYLPPAELQWSLYGVPEQLDCHETQETYWELQKFLVLALKANPNVLECLYTPLVEKITPLGQELLDMREIFLTRIVYQTYNGYVMSQFKKMQTDIKNQGKVKWKHVMHLIRLLISGITLLREGYVVVDAGPYREQLLAIKRGEVPWNETEKWRKSLHQEFEQAQAETKLPDRPDYEKANEYLIKARRLATLEELP; this is translated from the coding sequence ATGAATCAACGCACGCATTATCATCCGAATCTGATCTACTCAGAAGGGACGCAGATCGTCACGGTGAAAGACATCATCGGCCCGAATGGGCGCACGCTGCATCCCCGGGGTGCGGTGGGAGTCATCGTACGTTCGCCCCGCGACCTGGATCACTCCTATCGAGTGAAGTTTCCGGACGGCGTGGAAGAAGCGTTGAAGGCGGATGAACTCACGTTGCTGGCCAGTTTTAAAGAGGGCGAGATCGGCAACAGCGAGATCAACGCACATCGCAGTGATCTGTTCGAACGCGTCATTTTCAAGTGTATCATCGGCTCACGCGCCTTTGGTCTGGAAGACGAGAACTCTGACACCGATTATCGCGGCATCTATCTGCCGCCGGCGGAATTGCAGTGGTCGCTGTATGGAGTGCCGGAACAACTGGATTGTCATGAGACACAGGAGACCTACTGGGAACTGCAGAAGTTTCTGGTGCTGGCGCTCAAGGCGAACCCGAACGTGCTGGAATGTCTCTACACTCCCCTGGTCGAGAAGATCACCCCTCTCGGTCAGGAACTGCTGGACATGCGGGAAATCTTTCTGACGCGGATTGTCTATCAGACCTATAACGGCTATGTGATGTCTCAGTTCAAGAAGATGCAGACCGACATTAAAAATCAGGGAAAAGTCAAATGGAAACATGTGATGCATCTGATTCGGCTGCTGATTTCCGGGATCACACTCCTGCGCGAAGGTTACGTGGTTGTCGACGCCGGTCCTTACCGGGAACAATTACTGGCAATTAAACGGGGTGAAGTCCCCTGGAATGAAACCGAGAAATGGCGGAAGAGCCTGCATCAAGAGTTTGAGCAGGCACAGGCAGAAACCAAACTGCCGGACCGTCCCGACTATGAAAAAGCGAACGAATATTTAATCAAAGCCCGCCGACTGGCGACGCTGGAAGAACTGCCATGA
- a CDS encoding nucleotidyltransferase domain-containing protein, whose translation MNLDPRLQNQVEQHPYPLLFATISGSHIYGFPSPDSDYDLRGIHILPLETVIGLKGGQETVERSRIVEGMEIDLVTHDVGKFFQLMLKKNGYVLEQLLSPLVVHATPEYEELKALAPDCVTKYHAYHYLGFAATQWKLFQKEDPPRVKPLLYVYRVLLTGLHLMRTGEVEPNLITLNESAGLSYIPELIERKLHGAEQSTLDAADMEFHGREYQRLVGELEQAMETTSLPEKPRATEALNDLLVRIRLASIND comes from the coding sequence ATGAACCTTGATCCTCGATTACAAAACCAGGTCGAACAACATCCGTATCCGCTGCTGTTTGCAACAATCAGCGGTTCGCATATTTACGGCTTCCCTTCTCCTGATTCCGACTACGATCTCAGGGGCATCCACATTCTGCCTCTGGAAACGGTCATTGGATTGAAAGGGGGACAGGAAACTGTAGAGCGTTCGCGCATCGTCGAGGGGATGGAGATTGATCTCGTCACTCATGATGTCGGCAAGTTCTTTCAGCTGATGCTCAAGAAGAACGGCTATGTGCTGGAGCAATTACTCTCGCCCCTGGTCGTGCATGCGACACCCGAATACGAAGAGTTGAAGGCACTTGCTCCCGACTGTGTGACGAAATATCACGCGTACCATTATCTCGGTTTTGCGGCGACACAGTGGAAACTGTTTCAGAAAGAGGATCCGCCGCGGGTCAAGCCGCTGTTGTATGTCTATCGAGTGCTGCTCACAGGGTTGCATCTGATGCGGACCGGCGAGGTCGAACCGAATCTGATCACCTTAAATGAATCAGCCGGTTTGTCCTATATTCCGGAATTGATCGAACGCAAACTTCACGGGGCAGAACAGTCAACACTGGATGCCGCCGACATGGAATTTCATGGACGCGAATATCAGCGACTCGTGGGGGAACTGGAGCAGGCGATGGAGACAACCAGTCTGCCTGAGAAGCCCCGCGCCACGGAGGCGTTGAATGATCTGCTGGTACGAATTCGTCTGGCAAGTATCAATGATTGA